A single window of Nicotiana sylvestris chromosome 5, ASM39365v2, whole genome shotgun sequence DNA harbors:
- the LOC104244440 gene encoding ethylene-responsive transcription factor RAP2-13-like: protein MASAIDIYSNNSSVFSDPLSEELMKALEPFMKGASCSSSISPSLSPSSSSSPSTSSSSSSCFYPFGEPNLYTDFCTIPSLSFNPMGHVAETGSIGLNHLTPSQIFQIQAQIQFQNQQQQQLLLQQQQSLGLLPTTPTYSKNLNSMNYLGLKPVPMKQSGGAIQKPTKLYRGVRQRHWGKWVAEIRLPKNRTRLWLGTFDTAEEAALAYDKAAYKLRGEFARLNFPHLRHQLNNELSDFKPLHSSVDAKLQAICQNLANSDGLSSNNNTDSKPRKSKKAASKLNSGSVQDCPENVNVKIEATSSSSPTQSEESSSSAVTSSPESDITFLDFIEPSFDESENFFLPKYPSVEIDWAAL from the coding sequence ATGGCATCAGCTATAGACATATACAGTAACAACAGTTCAGTTTTTTCAGATCCTTTATCAGAAGAATTAATGAAAGCACTTGAACCTTTTATGAAAGGtgcttcttgttcttcttctatttctccttctctttctccatcttcttcttcttcaccttcaacatcttcttcttcttcttcttgtttctATCCTTTTGGTGAGCCCAATTTGTATACTGATTTCTGCACAATCCCATCTTTGAGTTTTAACCCTATGGGCCATGTTGCTGAAACTGGTTCAATTGGACTTAACCATCTTACTCCTTCTCAGATCTTCCAAATCCAAGCCCAGATCCAATTCcaaaaccaacaacaacaacaacttttacTACAACAACAGCAGAGCTTAGGTTTATTACCAACAACTCCAACATATTCTAAGAATTTGAATTCTATGAACTATCTTGGTCTTAAACCAGTCCCAATGAAGCAAAGTGGTGGTGCTATACAGAAGCCTACAAAGCTTTATAGAGGAGTGAGACAACGTCATTGGGGTAAATGGGTAGCTGAAATTAGACTTCCTAAGAATAGAACTAGGCTTTGGCTTGGCACTTTTGATACAGCTGAAGAAGCTGCTTTGGCTTATGACAAAGCTGCTTATAAGCTAAGAGGAGAGTTTGCTAGGCTTAATTTTCCACATCTAAGGCATCAATTAAACAAtgaattatctgattttaagcCTTTGCATTCCTCTGTTGATGCTAAACTTCAAGCCATTTGCCAAAACCTAGCCAATTCTGATGGCTTGTCTTCTAATAATAATACTGATTCCAAGCCAAGAAAGTCCAAAAAAGCAGCATCCAAATTGAATTCAGGTTCAGTTCAAGATTGTCCAGAAAATGTTAATGTCAAGATTGAGGCCACGTCGTCGTCTTCTCCTACACAATCTGaggaatcatcatcatcagcaGTGACATCATCGCCTGAGTCTGATATTACTTTCCTGGATTTCATTGAGCCTTCATTTGACGAATCAGAAAACTTCTTTTTACCAAAGTATCCATCAGTGGAGATTGATTGGGCAGCTCTTTGA